The window ATACGAAGTCTCCCGAGTTCTGTCATGCATGCCAACTTGGCAAACACGTGAGACTTCCGTTTCATAGTTCTAGCACGCATATCTCTTCTATGTTTGATATTATACATTTGGACTTATGGACTTCACCGGTTTTAAGTCTTAGTGGTTTTAAATATTATCTTATTTTTCTTGATCATTACTCTCATTATCTTTGGGTGTTTCCTTTGCGTAATAAATCAGAAGTGTTCAATAAATTTATTCAATTTCGTGCCTTCGTTAACACACAATTTAAAACCGAAATAAAAGCCTTTCAATGTGACCTAGGTGGAGAATTTGATAACACACCTTTTCaccaattaacaaaatcaaatagaATTCAACTTCGTTTTTCATGTGCCCAAACATCCCAACAAAACGGAAAATCCGAAAGAATGATTCGCACAATAAATAACCTCATTCGCACCCTCTTATTCCAAGCCAGACTTCCACCTACATACTGGGTTTAGGCCCTTCACATGTCCGCCTACCTTCTAAATCTCCTTCCCTCTTCCGCCATTAACTACGAAATTCCACACACTCGACTATATAAACAACCACCCACCTACTTCACTCTTCGAGTCTTCGGTTGCCTTTGTTACCCACACCTAAATACCACAAATAAACTCGCACCTCGCTCCACTCCATGCATCTTCCTCGGGTACCCATCCGATCACCGCGGGTACCACTGTCTTGACCTCTCCACCAACAAAATCATTCTATCCCGCCACGTCACTTTTCACGAGACCATCTTCCCTTACGGCTCACCTACGCCGTCGCCCCCACCCCACTCTAATCCATCTACATACGCCTTCCTAGACCCACCTCCAAATACGTTTTCCCGCACCTTTCCTGGAACCACCGAGACCCCTACTCCAACCACTAACCCCACACCTCCACCTTCACCACCACATGTCCCTAACCCCACTCCACCTTCGTCACCACCACACCATCCGCCACATAATCAACCACCACAAAATATACCAACCACATCCACTCATCCCATGATCACCCGTCACCGTGTAGGTATCACTAAACCCGTAGATCGCCTTAACCTACACGTCTCCACCATATCTCCCGTTCCCTCCACATATTCTCACGCTTTCAAAGATCCTAACTGGCAACACGCTATGACCGAAGAGTATAATGCTttgattaataatagtacttggacCCTTGTGCCCCGCCCCCACGGACACGAACATAGTTTGCTCCATGTGGCTttttaagcacaagtttaatgcagatggCTCGTTAagcaggtataaggctcgactCGTTGCCAACGGTCGTAGCCAACAGGTtggtattgattgtgatgagacttttaGTCTAGTTGTAACACCGGCTACCATTCGGACCGTTCTCAGTCTCCCTGTTTCTCGACATTGGCCGGTTCATCAATTAGACGTCAAAAACGCATTTCTTCATGGTAATATATCAGAAACGATCTACATGCATCAGCCACCTGGTTTTCGTAATCCATCTCGTCCAGATCATGTTTGCCTTTTGCATAAGTCTttatatggtttgaagcaggcTCCTCGGGCATGGTACCAATGTTTCGCAGGATATGCCCATAGCATTGATTTTGAGCAGAGCTGATGTGATACATCTCTCTTCATTCTTCGAAAAGGGGGAGATACTGCCTACCTACtcctatatgtggatgatatcatTTTGACAGCATCATCGACTGCCTTCTTACAGCAGATTATCACTTCGTTACATCGAGAGTTCTCTATGACTGATCTTGGTCCGCTGAACTATTTTTTGGGCATCTCCGTCACAAGCACCTCTTCAGGGATGTTCTTATCTCAGCGGACATATGCAGCTGACATTCGTGAGCGTGCTGACATGACCGGCTGTCAGCCGAGTCGGACGCCAGTTGACACTGGGTCCAAACTCTCAGCCACAGGTCCTCCTGTTGCGAACCCGACTCTCTACCGTAGCCTTGCTGGTGCCCTTCAGTACCTCACTTTCATGAGACCCGATATCTCTTACGCTGTTCAGCAGATATGTCTTTTTATGCATGACCCTCGAGAGCAGCATTATTCCGCACTCAAGCGAATTCTTCGGTACATTCAGGGCACTCTAGACCATGGTCTCCAGCTATACGTATCATCTACCACTTCCCTGACAGCATACTCTGATGCAGACTGGGCAGGATGTCCTAGCACTCGTTGATCCACATCCGGTTATTGTATCTTTTTGGGTTCTAATCTTCTGTCATGGTCCTCCAAACGACAGCTCACCCCGTCCCGTTCCAGTGCAGAAGCGGAATACCGCGGTGTAGCCAACGCCGTCGCCGAGACATGCTGGCTTCGTAATCTTTTAGGGAGCTCCATTGCCCTCTCTTCTCGGCCACCGTCGTATACTGCGACAATGTCAGCACTGTTTATATGTCAGGCAATCCGGTTCAGCACCAACGAACCAAGCACGTCGAgatagatattcattttgtctgtgATCTCGTTACACAAGGACACGTTCGAGTTTTACATGTTCCCTCTTGTTATCAGTAtgcagacatcttcaccaaagggcTACCCACTGTTCTTTTCGACGAATTTCGGACCAGTTTGAGCATCCGCAAGCCTCCCGCTCAAACTGTGGGGGGATGTTAGCTAGATTATTCACTATCATTGTATTTGAGCCCATGTTTATAAGGGCCTCCTTATTTTGTACAAGCCCACTAGGTTTTCTCGATAGGGCCTATTTATATCCTTTGTATGCTACGGTTTAGGCAGTCAGCCAAATAACAAAACACTTTCTAACAATTGGTACCCCAAGCACAAGTAGGCAACCCAGATATCCCAATCTACACATTCTTTCATCTACAATGAAATTATCATCTACATCTTTAATACACGATATAAGAGACATCAAAAAAGCACACGACTGCCTCACACATCCAGGGCACACGGCTTTCCCACAAAAAGCATAGCCGTGTACACGGCTCACCCATATGTCATTTAGTATAAATAGGTCCATTTGTATCACATTCCAACACATTTCTCAATTCTCTTTGTTAATACAACACTTTATCTCTCTAGCTTTCTCTCACTAGAAAGTTAGACACTTTGAAGGCCTTCTCACCTCTGTGCAGGAATTTTAGTACCCAGAGGCGAACATCGAAGATTGTTCTAGGAGCGGTCTAGAGAATGTCATGTTTGTAACAGTCAGAACCTCATCTGTATACGGTGAATGTCTTCCTTAGTTTAAATGATATGTTTGGTTATCTTTAATTTGCTTTCAATCTTATGCTTTCATCTATCTGTTATAATCATTATATATGTTGATATTTATCTGAAACttgtgctattgttatgctgaaaccttgtcgAATTTAGAAGCCTAATTTATGGACCACCCTTTCCAAttactcacgtggctataacctagtgctAGAGTCTGATCAATCCTAGAATACATGGTAATTAGTAATATTTGCTTAACGTTACAACAAGGTTTAGTACCTACGTATAGATAGTAACATATCTGTCAGAGAATAGCTGCCCAATTAAAGGTTATGATTAGGATAATTGCTATAGTAAGCAGTGAGTGTTGGTCTATCCAGAAGCAAGATTCGCGTCAGAAATAAGATTTtttagatgttgtaagatgattcaGGGTTGAGTAATTGATTGCAAAGGAGAGATTTTTTTATCAATTTAGCAATAACTTAAAATATCTgatattgcacatctgttaatgttgaggCATAGCTAAAGTATTAAGTGAAAGATTCAGATGAAAGTTAAACCAATTAAGGTTAAGAAAAGCCAACACCTTTCTTGAGTGTACTACTTTATTCATGAGCCTAGGAAATCATCTGAAAGGTCGTTTAAATCTGCAAAAATAAACGTTGGTAGTGAGTATACTTGTATTGGCCAGAATCTTTAAAGCCTAGACTGTTAGTGACAAGTCAGATAGGATTACCTTGGTTTGACTGAGGTCTAGTGTTTATCTTAGGAAGTAAGACTTTATCTGCAATCTGCCATCAGCTCTGAATATTGCATATCTTTACTTTATCTAGCATTTACCGTAtttcatatatctatatatcttaGCTTACCCTACTTGTGTTACGGGTTATCTATTAGATATACTTTAATCCCACGTTGTTGGCAAACGTACAAAAATATGAACCCAGGTTATACTTATCACTTACTTGTTATAAGAAAGAAGCAAGTAGGTGATTTATAGCCAgggaccccagctaaatataaataaaaaacctCATATTCTCGCTAACTAACCTCGATAGACGGCCGGCGACCTGACGACACTGCTATAAAATaaaccgtctgttttggccatatcatattCATAGTTACTTGGTAGATAGTGTAATTATAACCTAGGATCGTCATAGTGTAATTATAACCTAGGATCGTCACAGACTCAACAGTTGGAGGAGAACCTCAAGGGTTACCTAAAATGGATTTTAGTTAATATACTATTATGTTTTGGTGAGTACTTCTCgagttttatatattatatttattgaaCTTTTATAGTTTATATCTTTATAAGTTTTGTTTGGTCAATCGGGGTTGAATTCAGAAATTATTTATTAAAGTTAGTTGTAAACTTAAAGCCCTCCATAATTGGTCTGGTTCCAATTAAGGATATCACTGGTAATCTTTAAGCCAAGGGTGATTCTGACTGTAGGTTAACTTACCTATCCCCGACACCGCACCCTACAAAAGAGAGTACTGGTGGCCTACAATAAGGCTATTCGAATAAGACAGTAACATGTTTAACATTACAGTTTTTCTTAACAACAAGACCTTAGTAAATTCTATAAGAAACAAACGAAcgactttaaaatatatttaatgaaTGTATAAAGTTCTTATATTAGACATTGGAATGAATCGAGTGTAATGTCTTGAACCGTTTAATGAACATATTTACGACAACTAAAATCTCCTTTTTAGTCAAGCTGTTTGTCTCAACCACTACGGTCAGCCATGTATTTATGTAATTACAATTGCTTGTAATCACTTCAATTCCCAGAGGGGATGTTTAAAAAAGATAATTAACTCGTTTATTAAAGATTGACGTTTAAATTTATATAAACCGTTAACCACACAAACAGTTGGAAAGGGTAATCCTTTAACTAGTACTTCAATTGACCaaggttaaatatatataaagtggtTCCTGAGAGTTTTGTTAGGTTTATAGTTTAGACTTAAAGATATATTACAGATTTTATTATTTGATAAATATGTTTAATATTCAACAGCTTTCGTGGTAAATATTACGGGGATACTTTGTTATTATTACGATaacgatatatattaataattattataacaacacatataataattatattattataaagataGTTTAAcgtaatatattataaatatagtaATAGAATAGCTTACAATGATATAGATGATCCTTGCAATCCTTACTATTACTGTGATTCACTTATGTATTATTCACAGACAAATATTACATAAGACCCAGCTCCAACCCTTGCTTTAAGAAGTATAGAAAGCTTCTTAAAAGCTTTACAAAACCCATACTAATTTATAATAAACTAGCCTAAGCTTTGAAAatttgtgttttgagagagaaagaGTGGTCAAAACTCTGAGTTTTCTGAATGAATGAAATGGACATCTGAGGTTCTCTATTAAGGTATCAATGGGTCACCAATTTTGATGTTGGGTAGCTAGTTGGTTAACCATGGGTCACCAATTTCAAGTAGTTAACTAACCACGGGTCGCCGATTTCAAAACGTTAGTTAACCCTGGTCGCCAGTTTCACCCGGGCCGCTAATTTTGATCCATAGGTTGTCAATTTTGATCCCAAGGTCGCCAATTTCAAGTGGTTAACTAACCAAGGGCCGCCAATTTCAAGTGGTTAACTAAGGGTCGTCGGTTTCATTTTGGGTCACCGGTTTCACCAACTGGTTCGCTAGTTGATGTAACTGGGTCTCTCGTTTCACCAACTGGGTCCCCAGTTGGTGTAACTAAGTGGCCTAGTGGTGATTTGTAGTCCGTGTTTGTCGTATGCTTGTTTCTGATAGTACGTTGTTGTGTACTGGCATTCGCTTTTGAATTGAAGCTGACAGATGCATTTTCTTGAGGTTCTTTAGACTTGTAATAGTCACACACAATCCCCTGGATCACTTCTTGATGTTCCTTGCGGTTGTATTTGAACTTTTCTAtgattagggttttgtgtgtgttttCAGTGTGTGTAAGTCTTGGAACTTCTTGATCTTTGTATATGAAATAGATAAGCTTCTATGTTCGTGATAGATCTTCATATACATGTCTTGAATAAGTGTAGGCACTCATGGTTAGTGATCTTGAACCTTTATAGTGGTCTTCTTGGGTAGTTCTTGATTTTAGGGTtaaaaaaccctaattttggctcttttTACAACTTTTCCGCAAAATGAGCTTTTAAAGTCCCGTTGAGAAAAATTTAGTGGATTAGTGTGTTTATAGAACTATTTTTCTTAAATAAATGTAGGATTTGAGTGGATATCGttagtaaaaacatgactttttacgcCATATCAGGAACATGTGGATAAATAATGCATTCAACATAGGTTTTATTGTACTGATGGGACATATGATGTCTATTACCACATGTATAGAATATCCTTTTTTGTGGTCGTTTTTGCTTGTTGTAAGTAGATGGGTTTGAAGTCTGACTTGTGATTAATAGCCAGCAAGAGTTGATCCAGCTTTTCACCCAAAATTTGAGTCTCAGAAGACTCAGTAGTAGAGTCCTTTCCCTTAAATGACCTTGCTCTTATGAGCATTCTTCCTTTTGGACACATCACTAATATTTGTTGTCGCCTTGTTTTTACTACTTGGTTTACCAGTATTGGAAGTTTCTGTAAATCCAGCAGATAAATGAGCTACTGCTTGGTCTTGATTTAGTAGCAGACCAGTGAAACTTTTAGAAGTGGACGCATCAGACACAACAGGATAAATACTTAGCAAAACTGAAGGATCAGCAACCGCATTAACTGAGGTACTGGTATCCCCAGCCTTAGCTTCATTCTCCATAAAAACAAAAAATTCATAGAAATGGGTGGGGCCATTGTAGGTCTTAAAAATTTATTCGTTAGATGCCTTTTAACCTTAACTACTTTGGCAAACGTATTTGGCAGAATAGGTTCAGGATTAGTTTCTAAATTAGGGTCCATGATAGCGACTTCTACAAGGGTAGCAACAAAAGCATAATCACTAGCAAAGAATGGTTCAACATGGGCTGGAATTTTCTCTTGAATGCATTTAGCAGTTCACTGAGTAGAGATTTTTCATGAAGAACTTTTTGAGGTTTATAAGTTGGTTCTTAACCTCTGTTGCTTAAACGAGTAAAGTTTGTAAAATAAAATTTTGATTTTTAAGATTTAAAATTGTCTTCTTTTGAAGCTTCAATTTCAGTAGATTTGCATTTAAAATTATcattcaagatcttaatttcaatGTTAAGTTTTTCTTCCCTATTGCTGCCACTACATCGATCGATTCTCCAATAgtgcatttcagctttttcatcatctgtATAAGTTCGAAAGTTTTCTACCTTATACAACATTTCATATTTCCATTGTGGATAGTTCATTTTGTAGTTTCCTTCCCTCACCAAAAAATGTACTACCATTATATTCCTTTTCGACTTATTTGGCCATCAAAGACATCCTTCAACCCGATGATCTACCAGTTCACGTTTCCTTACTATCACTATATGAAGATGAATATGATGAACTAGTTTCATCCTAATCATGATGTTTTTCCACTAAAACCTTTTTTGGTTTCTTTGCTTTCTCTACCTTGGAGTTTTCATTCAGCTGGGCCTTCATGGCTTTATACTTATTTTTGTACTTATCTGCCTTTGAGAATGAATTAGCGTGTATGGATGGTTTTTAACATCGCTCAAATTGGTCATGTTTTTACTAGTTATATCACCCATATTTTTACCTAAATGATAACTAAAAGAGCTTGAAACATGAAAAATATACATTAATTATCATTTTGGGGTATAAAAGTGGTAAATTGTCTAAATTGTCCAAAAGTAGGGTTTTTAACATGATTTCTAGCACATTTCTCTATCTAAGAGGTATGTCCTACCTACTTAAGCCTTAAGACAGCTATTCTAAGACTCATAAAATCCATGAAGAATGCTCGGAGTCTTATACCCACAAGCTTAACTGAAGAAATAAAGCAAAGTTCAAATTAGGGTTTCTAGAAACCCCCGGGATTTCCTCGAAAACACTATTTCGAAAGATCAAGAAGGCTAACCAAACAACCCTAATCTCTCCTAATCTCTCCTAAACTCCTGTCTGTTCGTACACTTCTGATCAAGCTTAAAGATCTCAAAGAAGGCATCCACACCGAATATGTGCTGACCGAAAGTGCCAAGGCATAAATAAAGACTACAGCAACTATCAAGAAAAATTCGCAAAGACCACCAAATATCTGGGAAAATGCTAACTGGAGACCCAACACGCAAAATGGCGACCCGTTTACATCTTGTTATGTAAACtgaaaactcgattacacaaactGGCGAGCCGGAGGTGCAAACTGGCGACCAGGAGAAGCAAACTAGTGACCCGGGCTTACAAACTGGCGACCCGGGGTTACATACTAGCAACCCATGGTTACAAACTAGCATTCCAGTCTACAAACAGGTGACTCGGGGTTAACAACTGGTGACCCAGGTTAAAAACTGGCGACCCGGAGCCCTCAAACTGGCAACCAGTGCTTAAAACTGGCGACTCACTATGCATATAAATAGAATGAATGATCAGTTGATTTGATATTCTTTTACACACACTTCCAAATACACTCTCAAGAACTCTCTCTAGTTTCTATGTTTTTGTAGTTATAATGATTTAATAATAGAGGTTACGAAACTCTTTTTTACCTATAGTTAGTGTTAGGATTAACGGCTAATAAAGGAGGTACGTTTGGAAGCGTTATCAAGAAACAATTTATTTCATTAATTCAGGATTCTACGATGTCTCTCGTTGTTATATATCTGAATATTATAATGAATCTTGTTTTCGTTATAGTTGCTATGACCTAAATTACTTCTCGAGTTTATTAAAAATGTAAGTTCATTATCTTTTACTATTGTTGACATTTAAATCATTATAAGTGTTTGATTCAATGTTTTATAAAAAAACCAAGTGAGTTTTTGCTAACTTATATAAAGTTTATCCAACTTGTACTGTGGTTAAATCTGCACAAGTGTTTTAATTATTCCACATTCGAAAATCATGATGGTCGGTGTCCTGGAAATTGAAAGATTATGACAGGAACAGTGTATAAGTTTAGAGATAAATGTGTTTTCAAAAACTATGATTAATATCATGTTGGAGAAATTTGTGGTATTTATGATCTATGAAACTAAATAACACAAAAGCAATCTTTCATAAAATAGCTTGATACGCAGTATGTGTCATTTTCATCCAATTGATAAAGTTTAGCATTATGCACTTGTGATCGTTAATCACATGCTTGATACGCAGGCGATGTTGTTTTCAGTCAATTTGCAAAGTTCATTATTTTATTTTTGGAGTCTAAGGTATTTATAAAACAGTAGATTAAcacttattatttatttaaatgatgAGTATCTATCATTTTATTCATAGTCGAAAATCATTCTCAACTATCAAAATAATCGTTTCCAACTTAAATCGGTAAGAATAATCTTCTTATCTCTGGTCGATGTTGTCTATAGATCTAATCTTTCTTGTTACACCCTCACGGGAGTTTTCATAAGGGAATTAAGATTCGAGGGTAGTTTTTGGGTTGGTTTACTTTATTATAACGGAAACTATATGTTGTAATAAATCCTATATTTTTTTTAATCAATGTGACACATTAATTATTAATGTTTGATTTTTAGTTTTTTGGTGATCAATTAATGGAAAAAATATATTATTAGAATAAAAGAGATGGTTTACTCCTTGAAACAATTGAATCTTAATTCGGGATGCAACTTACAGTTTTATTAAACACGCTTCTACTATATGAAGTACCTCCCTACTTAGTTTACTTTCTGTAttttaattattgcatttttaatatttatatatacttttagtcAAACCAAAAATCATCCAAATAAATCAAAAGCATTTAGCCTATAATCAATTAAAAAGATTCATGATTAAATCGAACACCTAACGAACGACACATGAGTCATACTTATTCATTACTAATCTTTAAAACAAAAGTGTACATAATAATAATGTGATTTAGTCTACCCTGCACttttaaattttactagtaacCAACTCCAAACTTTCGCACAAGTCTCTGTTGTGTCAGATGATGCGACCATCGAAATTCCttttataaaaaaacaaaaagaaTACGAAAACCGGAGGCACATTAGTTTCCTATACATGCACTAAAATGAAAAGTGTCTCATCCTTCCATAGTTGTAACGTTATGATTTAGGTCCAGCGGCAGATTTTTTATAATAACTCGAGCTTGACCTCTTGTTGAACTTATATGGTTTGTTGGGCTTCTTTCGATTGAACCACTTAAAACGCCTATCCAGCAGTACCGTACCATCAGCAAATCCTTCATCACCATCACTGCTTTGTTCTGAATAGGTCACACTTACTTCACTTTCTTCTGCTGATTCTTCTTCAGAAATGCACTTTTGAGCCAGAAGAGCTTTCCGTGCCTTTCTCTTGAAAGCATCAAGAAGAGCAGCTTCATCATTCTTAGAAGATTTTGAGGTACCTGGAGCAGACATAAAATTATCTTTGAGGTTCAACTCAAGTTTAGCTTCTGCATTCTCATGGTTGCATAGGGTTTCATATAAAAATGAAATGTCAAAAAATTTCAACGTTTGAGTTGTCCTAAGAGGGTCGGTAACAGGTTTCCACTTAACAGGTAAAGAGTCGATGAATTGGTTGACCTATTCAAAGGATATATAAATCATAACAGTTTCAAGATCACTTAACAGGGAAGTGTATCTAACGAAACTTTCTTTCAAAGTCTCATTTTTGTAAGCGAAAAATAGTGCATAATCACATTTCATGGCAATGATTTTGTTTTGTCTAACCTCATCTTTTACATAATCTAATATAACTTTAGAAGTTGGTTTTCCTTTTATCATTTTCAAAACATGATTTGGAAGGGAGATAACTACTATAGTTTTTTACTTTTGGGTCAAGAATAACATGACCTTTATCCTCATCCGAAGGGAGAATGACCTCTCGAACTGCAGTCCCAGGAGTGTCTTCTGATATCGCTAAAAAGTCAGTTTTGTTTCTCGTGGAACGAGGATGACTGAACGAGTCTTAGTAAGGATATCatgtgtattttatttatttatgaggGGCTTAAATCTTCTTTTGGCTTTCTAAGGTAGAAAGTGTAAGTTGACCTAGTATCTTGTTTTAGCAATTGAAGATCAAGGGTATAATTATCTTTAGATAAATTGTCTAGATAACaagatagtatttttttttttttatttaccaaTCCTAGATGCGAGAAAGTAAAAAGATTGGAGAGAtacccggagtatgcagatcaaggaaatgctgACCAAGATATACGCTTTGGCTAGGGGAAGGTAGTTATGTTATAAATAAATCTTTAATTTGGATAATAATAGACTGATCAGATGAGCTGATTGTGTAATCTTACCAGTCTTTGACCTCTTGGAGTTCTCTTTGAGTAAAGGAAGGTATGTCATAGAAGTTACGTTTAGAGTGACGGAACCTCGGATGTTATCCTTGGTTAAAAACTAGGTGCTGTCAGAAGTTAAGCTCTAACCATAACCCACATTACCTATCAGCGATAGAGTAACTACGTGCCATGTTGAATTGTGATGATccatccaaatccatttggacgaatacatcattcatcgatttcacagtgaggtactgacctctacatgatatgttttgtaaacattgcattcttttgaaaaggtacaccataaatgaatatcaaattctaaggtttttgacgattgatgatttctacatatagacaatcaccgtaattaatagtttacaatactacatccgttgataatgcagtcaaaataagatacatgttgatgattttgtgaatgcaacgttttctcgaataaagcatgtatgactccatgcacatatcttgtatcacatataagcaaacagtggaagacttctaggaatctgagaataaacatgcttaaaagtgttaacacaaaggttggtgagttcatagttttaatgttgcgcataatctgtatataaaggtggatcacaagatttcagttgtttcatccagaaacgtttatcaaaatattctacaagattgagcaccctggtaactaagctttagcgttataataagtacccctgttttaacatacatgcaaccaacatgtacaatacacgcaaaccaatgtgtactaaactcaaatagcatacgtctgctttatagttcaggctagggtctctatacctggaacggacgggtatgtcaagccctatggatccatatacaactactcgtgcccatcagttcttataactggcagttactagttaccaaagctaagggattttcagttcaaactcagtgtagaatttagtatgtacttgtatccattgcgtttaaagtaaagtgcatgtattctcagcccaaaaatatagatttcaaaagcaattaaaaagggatctataaactcaccttagcagcacataaggtcattcaccgaaaagtAACCAAAACTCGGAAAGCaaagtaatcgtagatctcaacctagagaacatatgttggtcaataaatgtctaacaagctaggtcgggtcatagtgtatcacaatcctaatgctcgagaccgacatgcaaaagttaacaatagTCATCTCAAAGATCAACCTGAcctaatatgatctttaaatctatacatgtttattaacatagtgtaagtcttgataattgaacgaatttaaagtttatcaaactcaaaatattacttttttcaggagttatattatatttgaattatcattgcaatcgaaaatattttattatttcacatagttttccaatacttgtagaatcagattatagtgtttataaagctataAAATATGATAAGacggtcaactttgacaattgttcaacaaaacgagccttgccttatatagaaattcatttactcgatgagtaatatctaaaaatccaatttatcaatctcatagacaagttgtttaaatattaatttacagtttcaaacacaatttcaattaacgtcaaacataattcagttgaccatatcttttattttgttcatcgaaatcacgcgatttctaaatgaaaagttattaatttttcgccagctttccaataacatgcatatcatataccttatatatcagtagtatatgtattatatttgttattcatcataaaactatctaacaacaaaatttagtatacaagcatgtataaacatatatactcgagcactagacatggatatactattaatatataaaagataagatatgaattctcacatatcaatattgtgattcaatattgtaggaaagtacgtagacgctgcggagatgataaacactaggtttgactcacgagctataccctCGAACTATactcataacctctatagctataacccataatttccttagctctatcccgctcgcaaaacccgttttgaaaacatgcgagcagaacctcgtcgcagtattttatgtataaataataataatactaatactactactaataataagattaataataatattaatcttaataataataataataataataataataataataataataataataat of the Rutidosis leptorrhynchoides isolate AG116_Rl617_1_P2 chromosome 5, CSIRO_AGI_Rlap_v1, whole genome shotgun sequence genome contains:
- the LOC139849618 gene encoding uncharacterized mitochondrial protein AtMg00810-like, which produces MTDLGPLNYFLGISVTSTSSGMFLSQRTYAADIRERADMTGCQPSRTPVDTGSKLSATGPPVANPTLYRSLAGALQYLTFMRPDISYAVQQICLFMHDPREQHYSALKRILRYIQGTLDHGLQLYVSSTTSLTAYSDADWAGCPSTR